The Blastopirellula retiformator genome includes a region encoding these proteins:
- the aspS gene encoding aspartate--tRNA ligase, which produces MLRTHTCGELRSAQIGLEVTLCGWVDSYRDHGGGLFIDLRDRYGKTQVVFSPESGAAVQEASRGLRCEDVIQVRGTLHARPEGTVNPKLITGEIELRCVELVILNKCKTPPFLPTQQELPSEDLRLKHRYLDLRRPAMQETLLLRSRIIKMMRDYFEEHQFIDVETPILGRSTPEGARDYLVPSRVHHGQFYALPQSPQLYKQILMMAGYDRYVQVARCFRDEDLRADRQPEFTQLDVEMAFVDKDDVIGIIDGLVQKTAKELKGLDVQLPLPQMTFDEAMERYGHDAPDLRFGMELIDATDLAGECDFRVFKSVADAGNRVRGINAKGAADKYSRRLIDELTEFVSNDFGAKGLAWFKCEADGKLASPIAKQFSEEMLDKFKERFDAEPGDLILIVADKFSVTCKALYALRKRLGSELKLYDPKAMHFSWIVEFPMFEHDEEEDRWVAMHHPFTAPRPQDLEHLGSDPGKCRAVAYDLVINGSEAGGGTIRIHDNKVQQQVFGLLGMSEEDADERFGFLLDALQYGAPPHGGIALGIDRWVMLFGGLDNIRDCIAFPKTQRAADLMTDAPGEVDRKQLEELAIKILRQDELKK; this is translated from the coding sequence GTGTTACGAACGCATACCTGCGGCGAGCTACGTTCCGCTCAGATCGGCCTTGAAGTTACTTTGTGCGGCTGGGTCGACAGCTATCGCGACCATGGCGGCGGTCTCTTCATCGACCTGCGCGATCGCTACGGCAAGACCCAGGTCGTTTTCAGCCCCGAAAGTGGCGCCGCCGTGCAAGAGGCTTCCCGCGGTTTGCGTTGTGAAGACGTGATCCAAGTCCGCGGCACGCTGCACGCTCGCCCCGAAGGGACCGTCAACCCGAAGCTGATCACCGGTGAGATCGAGCTCCGCTGCGTTGAGCTGGTCATTCTGAACAAATGCAAGACGCCGCCGTTCTTGCCGACCCAACAAGAGCTGCCCAGCGAAGACCTCCGCCTGAAGCACCGCTATCTCGATCTGCGGCGTCCGGCGATGCAGGAAACGCTGTTGCTCCGCAGCCGCATCATCAAAATGATGCGCGACTATTTTGAAGAACACCAATTCATCGACGTCGAGACCCCGATTCTCGGCCGCAGCACGCCCGAAGGAGCCCGCGACTACCTGGTGCCCAGCCGCGTGCATCATGGTCAATTTTACGCCCTGCCGCAGTCGCCGCAGCTCTACAAGCAGATCTTGATGATGGCCGGCTACGACCGCTACGTGCAGGTCGCCCGCTGTTTCCGCGACGAAGACCTGCGAGCCGATCGCCAGCCCGAGTTCACCCAGCTCGACGTCGAGATGGCGTTCGTCGACAAAGACGACGTCATCGGCATCATCGACGGCCTGGTCCAAAAGACCGCCAAAGAGCTGAAGGGGCTCGACGTGCAGTTGCCGCTGCCGCAGATGACCTTTGACGAAGCGATGGAACGTTACGGCCACGACGCCCCCGACCTTCGCTTTGGCATGGAGCTGATCGACGCCACCGATCTGGCCGGCGAGTGCGACTTCCGCGTCTTCAAGTCGGTCGCCGACGCCGGCAATCGCGTTCGCGGCATCAACGCCAAAGGCGCGGCCGACAAGTACTCTCGCCGTCTGATCGATGAGCTGACCGAGTTCGTCTCGAACGACTTTGGCGCCAAGGGTCTCGCCTGGTTCAAGTGCGAAGCGGACGGCAAGCTCGCCTCGCCGATCGCCAAGCAGTTCAGCGAAGAGATGCTGGACAAGTTCAAAGAACGGTTCGACGCCGAGCCGGGCGACTTGATCCTGATCGTCGCCGACAAATTCAGCGTCACCTGCAAAGCGCTGTACGCGCTACGGAAGCGTCTGGGCTCCGAGCTGAAGCTGTACGATCCGAAGGCGATGCACTTCTCCTGGATCGTCGAGTTCCCGATGTTCGAGCACGACGAAGAGGAAGATCGCTGGGTCGCCATGCATCACCCCTTCACCGCTCCCCGGCCGCAAGACCTGGAACACCTCGGCAGCGATCCCGGCAAGTGCCGTGCAGTCGCCTATGACCTGGTGATCAACGGCAGCGAAGCAGGCGGCGGTACGATCCGTATCCACGACAACAAGGTGCAGCAGCAGGTCTTTGGCCTGCTCGGCATGTCGGAAGAAGACGCCGATGAGCGGTTCGGCTTCTTGCTCGACGCCCTGCAGTATGGCGCTCCGCCGCATGGCGGCATCGCGCTGGGGATCGATCGCTGGGTGATGCTATTCGGCGGGCTCGACAACATCCGCGACTGCATCGCGTTCCCGAAGACGCAGCGAGCCGCCGACCTGATGACCGACGCCCCCGGCGAAGTCGATCGCAAGCAGCTAGAAGAGCTGGCGATCAAAATCTTGCGTCAAGACGAACTGAAGAAGTAG